Proteins from a single region of Apium graveolens cultivar Ventura chromosome 7, ASM990537v1, whole genome shotgun sequence:
- the LOC141672587 gene encoding putative methyltransferase PMT24 — MAVGKYSRVDGRKSTNYCSTATIVVFVALCLVGVWMLMSSSVDPVQKTDLSSQDSNTDFPSQDSKADLKEKVTDKFSNQFEDSSGEQAEDATKEEIKPTKSEDESNSEVNETETQETQEEKTVEESSGGNSNEETNKEGEGSNNEESNSGGQESSPSTETNENAQSESENEKTETETNPSEGGDKQETEESVEEPQKKEDEKAKEEFPAGAQSEILKETTTESGSFSTQADESESEKNSQKSKSSKDASDYKWKVCNVTAGPDYIPCLDNLQAISKLPHRDHYQHRERHCPDEAPTCLVSLPEGYRQSVKWPKSREQIWYYNVPHTKLAEVKGHQNWVKVTGDHLTFPGGGTQFIHGALHYIDFIQQALPDIAWGKRTRVILDVGCGVASLGGYLFERDVLALSFAPKDEHEAQVQFALERGIPAISAVMGTKRLPFPSKVFDIVHCARCRVPWHIEGGKLLLELNRVLRPGGYFVWSATPVYRNDTENADIWKAMSELTKSMCWDLVKISRDELNEVGAAIYRKPSSNECYEKRPQNEPPLCNKADEPDAVWNVQLQACIHKVPEKVAEHGSQWPEQWPQRLEKAPAWLSSSAVGVYGKAAPEDFTTDNEHWKRVVSASYLTGLGIDWSSVRNIMDMKAVYGGFAAALKDLKVWVMNIVPITSADTLPIIYERGLFGMYHDWCESFSTYPRTYDLVHADHLFSDIKKRCKLQGIIAEVDRILRPKGTLIVRDDVETITEVENMAKSLQWKVQLTYSKDNEGLLCVQKSSWRPTEVETISSAIA; from the exons ATGGCTGTTGGAAAATACTCCCGAGTTGATGGGAGGAAGTCTACAAATTATTGTTCAACAGCCACAATTGTGGTGTTCGTTGCTCTTTGTTTGGTTGGGGTTTGGATGTTGATGTCATCATCTGTTGATCCTGTTCAAAAGACAGATTTGTCTTCCCAAGATTCCAATACAGATTTCCCTTCCCAGGATTCAAAAGCAGACCTCAAAGAAAAGGTGACAGATAAATTTTCTAACCAATTTGAAGATAGCTCAGGTGAACAAGCAGAAGATGCAACGAAAGAAGAGATTAAACCCACAAAATCTGAGGACGAGAGCAATTCCGAAGTCAATGAAACGGAAACACAGGAAACTCAGGAAGAAAAGACCGTAGAGGAGAGTTCCGGAGGAAATTCTAATGAAGAGACCAATAAAGAGGGTGAAGGCTCAAATAATGAAGAATCGAATTCAGGAGGACAAGAATCAAGTCCTAGTACTGAAACAAACGAAAATGCCCAATCAGAATCAGAAAATGAAAAGACTGAGACTGAAACAAATCCAAGTGAGGGTGGTGATAAGCAAGAGACTGAAGAAAGTGTGGAGGAACCACAAAAGAAAGAGGATGAAAAGGCAAAGGAGGAGTTTCCTGCTGGGGCCCAGTCTGAGATTCTAAAAGAAACTACCACTGAGAGTGGGTCTTTTTCAACTCAAGCAGATGAGTCGGAAAGTGAAAAAAATTCACAAAAGTCTAAATCTTCCAAGGATGCTAGTGATTATAAATGGAAAGTATGTAATGTTACTGCTGGTCCAGATTACATCCCTTGTCTTGACAATTTGCAAGCTATTAGCAAGCTTCCACACAGGGACCACTATCAACATCGTGAAAGACATTGCCCGGATGAAGCCCCGACCTGTCTTGTCTCTCTTCCTGAAGGTTACAGACAATCAGTAAAGTGGCCTAAAAGCCGCGAGCAG ATTTGGTATTATAACGTTCCCCACACTAAGCTGGCAGAGGTTAAAGGGCATCAAAATTGGGTTAAAGTTACTGGTGATCACCTTACTTTTCCCGGAGGAGGAACTCAGTTCATTCATGGTGCTCTTCATTACATTGATTTCATTCAACAA GCTCTTCCTGATATTGCTTGGGGAAAAAGGACTCGTGTTATATTGGATGTTGGTTGTGGAGTGGCCAGCTTGGGGGGTTATCTTTTTGAGAGAGATGTACTTGCTTTGTCATTTGCTCCCAAGGATGAGCATGAAGCTCAAGTGCAATTCGCTCTTGAAAGAGGAATCCCTGCCATATCAGCTGTAATGGGTACCAAGAGGCTCCCCTTTCCAAGTAAGGTCTTTGACATTGTCCACTGTGCTCGTTGTAGAGTCCCATGGCACATTGAAG GCGGCAAACTTCTCTTGGAGCTTAACCGTGTTCTGCGACCTGGTGGTTACTTCGTGTGGTCTGCTACTCCAGTTTACAGAAATGATACTGAAAATGCTGACATATGGAAAG CTATGTCTGAACTGACGAAGTCCATGTGCTGGGACCTAGTAAAAATTAGCCGAGACGAGTTGAATGAAGTAGGAGCAGCAATATACCGAAAACCGTCTTCCAATGAGTGCTATGAGAAAAGACCACAAAATGAACCACCACTCTGCAACAAAGCTGATGAGCCTGATGCAGTCTG GAATGTGCAACTTCAAGCATGCATACACAAAGTTCCAGAAAAAGTGGCAGAACATGGTAGCCAGTGGCCAGAGCAATGGCCACAAAGATTGGAGAAAGCGCCTGCATGGTTAAGCAGTTCTGCGGTCGGAGTATATGGCAAAGCAGCTCCGGAGGACTTCACTACTGATAATGAGCACTGGAAACGTGTTGTTTCTGCTTCATATCTAACTGGTTTAGGGATTGATTGGTCATCAGTAAGGAATATCATGGACATGAAGGCTGTTTATGGAGG ATTTGCAGCAGCCCTGAAAGACCTGAAAGTGTGGGTTATGAATATTGTACCAATAACCTCAGCGGACACACTTCCAATAATATATGAACGTGGCCTATTTGGCATGTATCATGACTGGTGTGAATCATTCAGCACGTATCCTAGAACTTACGATCTTGTTCATGCAGATCATCTTTTCTCCGATATTAAGAAGAG GTGCAAGTTACAAGGTATAATTGCAGAAGTTGATAGGATCTTAAGGCCGAAAGGAACATTAATTGTGCGAGACGATGTAGAGACAATAACTGAGGTAGAGAACATGGCAAAGTCACTTCAATGGAAGGTCCAGTTAACTTACTCAAAGGACAATGAAGGTTTGCTATGTGTACAGAAATCATCATGGCGTCCCACTGAGGTAGAGACAATATCGTCAGCAATTGCATAG